One window of the Natronomonas marina genome contains the following:
- a CDS encoding Na+/H+ antiporter NhaC family protein has translation MSEFGILSLVPPLLAILLAIVTRKAVLSLFLGIWAGGVIATGSVGLGQTFGWIASAIGESTFHAQIIIFTLLLGSAVAMIWRLGGSHAVRNWATERIDTKRKAGVAAWLLGIVLFFDDYANTAVVGSTMKDISDNLGVSREKLSYLVDSTAAPVATLAISSWVAFQLSMIESGYEATDLAASEIPNSFEVFLQSIPYNMYSILAIVMVGIVVLSRRDYGEMLTAEHRAAETGKVTRDDARPMQDVEAELGEPNVDDPRLTSFVLPIVVLIGVTIGSALYTGYSPGASLYDMVTGADYALALIFGSFAMVATTYTIGYYYDLLSLSESVDTTIDGFGIMLTAVTILVLAWGIGNVVAPVEDGGLGTGNYVSSVVEAFLTPEILPVVVLFTAAFIAFSTGSSWGTMGIVTPIAVPVAWNLTGSHTMVAVMVGMVFSGAIFGDHSSPISDTTVLSSTFTGADLVDHVRTQFYYAFTVVMVTAGLMLVWGFTRITPFVLLPVGVLALVALVYVLSDFDARRRGIDPKATSEPREVAPGDD, from the coding sequence ATGTCAGAGTTTGGCATACTATCGCTCGTACCGCCGCTCCTGGCGATACTGCTCGCAATCGTCACCCGGAAGGCCGTCCTGTCGCTGTTCCTCGGCATCTGGGCCGGCGGCGTCATTGCCACCGGCAGCGTCGGGCTGGGACAGACCTTCGGCTGGATCGCCTCGGCCATCGGGGAGAGCACCTTCCACGCCCAGATCATCATCTTCACGCTGCTGTTGGGGTCGGCGGTGGCGATGATATGGCGGCTCGGCGGCTCCCACGCCGTCCGGAACTGGGCAACCGAACGAATCGACACCAAGCGGAAGGCCGGCGTCGCCGCGTGGCTGCTCGGCATCGTGCTGTTCTTCGACGACTACGCCAACACCGCCGTCGTCGGCAGCACGATGAAGGACATCTCGGACAACCTCGGCGTCTCCCGGGAGAAGCTGTCGTACCTCGTCGACTCGACGGCCGCGCCGGTGGCGACGCTGGCCATCTCCTCGTGGGTCGCCTTCCAGCTGTCGATGATCGAGTCGGGGTACGAGGCGACGGACCTCGCTGCCAGCGAGATACCGAACTCCTTCGAGGTGTTCCTGCAGTCCATCCCGTACAACATGTACTCGATTCTGGCCATCGTGATGGTCGGCATCGTCGTCCTCAGCCGACGCGATTACGGCGAGATGCTCACCGCCGAGCACCGTGCCGCCGAGACGGGAAAGGTGACCCGCGACGACGCCCGACCGATGCAGGACGTCGAGGCCGAACTCGGCGAACCGAACGTCGACGACCCGCGACTGACCTCGTTCGTCCTGCCCATCGTCGTACTCATCGGCGTCACCATCGGGTCGGCGCTGTACACCGGCTACTCGCCCGGCGCCTCGCTGTACGACATGGTCACGGGGGCCGACTACGCCCTGGCGCTCATCTTCGGCTCCTTTGCGATGGTGGCGACGACCTACACCATCGGTTACTACTACGACCTGCTGTCGCTGTCGGAGAGCGTCGACACCACCATCGACGGCTTCGGCATCATGCTGACCGCGGTCACCATCCTCGTGCTGGCGTGGGGCATTGGGAACGTCGTCGCCCCGGTCGAAGACGGCGGCCTCGGGACGGGTAACTACGTCAGCAGCGTCGTCGAGGCGTTCCTCACGCCCGAAATCCTGCCCGTGGTCGTCCTCTTTACCGCCGCGTTCATCGCCTTCTCGACCGGGAGTTCCTGGGGCACGATGGGCATCGTCACGCCCATCGCCGTCCCCGTCGCCTGGAACCTCACCGGGAGCCACACCATGGTCGCGGTGATGGTCGGGATGGTGTTCTCGGGCGCCATCTTCGGCGACCACTCCTCGCCCATCTCCGATACGACCGTGCTGTCCTCGACGTTCACCGGCGCCGACCTCGTCGACCACGTCCGCACCCAATTCTACTACGCGTTCACGGTCGTGATGGTGACCGCGGGGCTGATGCTGGTGTGGGGCTTCACCCGCATCACGCCGTTCGTGCTGCTCCCGGTTGGCGTCCTGGCGCTCGTCGCCCTCGTCTACGTTCTCTCCGATTTCGACGCCAGACGCCGCGGCATCGACCCCAAGGCCACGAGCGAACCCCGGGAAGTGGCACCGGGCGACGACTGA
- a CDS encoding universal stress protein, whose product MTAVLVPYDGSTLSQEALTFACERFPEAEVTALFVVDTTVTYQPEKYVGVKLSEIYEQRETEGEEILADAEALAAEHGTTLSTAIVKGRPSKEILAYVDEHGIDHVVLGSHSQDLIERFFVGSVAERVVDRIPVPVTVVR is encoded by the coding sequence ATGACCGCTGTACTGGTCCCGTACGACGGATCGACGCTCTCGCAGGAGGCGCTGACCTTCGCCTGCGAACGGTTCCCCGAGGCGGAGGTCACGGCGCTTTTCGTCGTCGACACGACCGTCACCTATCAGCCCGAGAAGTACGTCGGCGTGAAGCTCTCGGAGATCTACGAACAGCGGGAGACCGAGGGTGAGGAGATTCTCGCCGACGCCGAAGCCCTCGCCGCCGAACACGGGACGACCCTGTCGACCGCTATCGTGAAGGGCCGGCCGTCCAAGGAGATACTCGCCTACGTCGACGAACACGGCATCGACCACGTCGTCCTCGGGAGCCACAGCCAGGACCTCATCGAGCGGTTCTTCGTCGGCAGCGTCGCCGAGCGGGTCGTCGACCGGATCCCCGTCCCGGTCACGGTCGTCCGCTGA
- a CDS encoding PQQ-dependent sugar dehydrogenase translates to MDVSRRRLLALAAAATASGVAGCGGQETPDATPAGTGTDASRDGAGGEGTPTADADGLPAAVALETLVDGLRAPLDVAFAPDADRRYVAEQQGVVHVHGPDGLREAPLLDLRETVTAGGEKGLLGIALHPGFAENRRLFVRYSAPRRDGTPPDYSHTFVLAEFRVGDDGRRVDPDTERTVLEIPQPQGNHNAGDLAFGPDGHLYVAVGDGGAGGDQGRGHVEDWYGAVGGGNGQDVTENLLGSILRIDVDGEEPYAVPEDNPLVGREGLDEQYAWGLRNPYRMAFDDGRLFVGDVGQNRFEEVDIVEKGGNYGWNVREASHCYGAETCPERTPDDVRGGEPLVDPVVEYPHSGAAVSGVSVIGGQVYRGAALPALAGRYVFGDLRADGRLFVATPPDDGDRWPTAVLPVADGDAGDLGRLLSVGRDPEGEVYVLTVGESDGGLHRVVPAG, encoded by the coding sequence ATGGACGTCAGCCGACGCCGACTGCTCGCTCTGGCGGCCGCCGCGACCGCGAGCGGGGTTGCCGGGTGTGGGGGCCAGGAGACGCCCGACGCGACCCCGGCCGGGACGGGGACGGACGCGAGCCGGGACGGGGCAGGAGGAGAGGGGACGCCGACCGCGGACGCCGACGGCCTGCCCGCGGCCGTCGCCCTCGAGACGCTCGTCGACGGCCTGCGGGCGCCGCTGGACGTCGCCTTCGCGCCGGACGCCGACCGCCGCTACGTCGCCGAACAGCAGGGCGTCGTTCACGTTCACGGCCCGGACGGCCTCCGCGAGGCGCCGTTGCTCGACTTGCGCGAGACGGTGACCGCCGGCGGCGAGAAGGGGCTGCTCGGCATCGCGCTGCACCCCGGTTTCGCCGAAAACCGCCGGCTGTTCGTCCGCTACAGCGCGCCGCGCCGCGACGGAACGCCCCCGGACTACAGCCACACGTTCGTCCTCGCGGAGTTCCGCGTCGGCGACGACGGCCGGCGAGTCGACCCCGACACCGAGCGGACCGTCCTCGAGATTCCACAGCCACAGGGCAACCACAACGCCGGCGACCTCGCGTTCGGTCCCGACGGCCACCTCTACGTCGCGGTGGGCGACGGCGGGGCCGGCGGCGACCAGGGGAGGGGCCACGTCGAGGACTGGTACGGCGCCGTCGGCGGCGGCAACGGCCAGGACGTCACCGAGAACCTGCTGGGGAGCATCCTCCGCATCGATGTCGACGGCGAGGAACCCTACGCCGTCCCCGAGGACAACCCGCTCGTCGGCCGCGAGGGTCTGGACGAGCAGTACGCCTGGGGGCTGCGGAACCCCTACCGGATGGCCTTCGACGACGGTCGCCTGTTCGTCGGCGACGTGGGACAGAACCGCTTCGAGGAGGTCGACATCGTCGAGAAGGGCGGCAACTACGGCTGGAACGTCAGGGAGGCGAGCCACTGCTACGGCGCCGAGACCTGCCCCGAGCGGACGCCCGACGACGTTCGCGGCGGCGAACCGCTCGTCGACCCCGTCGTCGAGTACCCCCACTCGGGGGCGGCGGTCAGCGGCGTCTCGGTCATCGGCGGACAGGTCTACCGGGGGGCGGCGCTCCCGGCACTCGCCGGCCGGTACGTCTTCGGTGACCTCCGGGCCGACGGGCGGCTCTTCGTCGCCACGCCGCCCGACGACGGCGACCGGTGGCCGACCGCGGTCCTGCCGGTGGCCGACGGCGACGCGGGCGATCTCGGTCGACTCCTCTCGGTCGGCCGGGACCCAGAGGGAGAGGTGTACGTCCTCACAGTGGGCGAGAGCGACGGCGGCCTCCACCGGGTCGTGCCCGCGGGGTGA
- a CDS encoding pyridoxal phosphate-dependent aminotransferase, with translation MHEPTDRVRRAERSKIRVMFDLAEATDRDLVRLEVGEPDFDTPEHVVAAAAEAARDGATHYTPNAGLPETRRAIRDAMADDYGVEHGIDEIAVTVGGMEALHLATLSVVGPGEELLYPGPAWPNYETQAFLADGRPVEVPMPAESGYALDADRLTDRMGPETAAVVLTTPSNPTGRVFDPDAIRAVVEAADEHDAYVVADEVYAGLTYDRDPRGIAALTGHPGHVLTVGSCSKTYAMTGWRLGWLAGDRSVIDEAVKVRESTTACASSVAQHAAIEALTGPQEPFEEMYDAFERRRDYVADRIADIDGLSAPRPEGAFYAFLDPDVEADSLPFAKYLLTEHGVVLAPGSGFGTAGEGRLRLSFANSMDRLEEGLDRIEAGIEAY, from the coding sequence ATGCACGAGCCGACCGACCGCGTCCGGCGAGCCGAACGGTCGAAGATACGCGTGATGTTCGACCTCGCGGAGGCGACCGACCGCGACCTGGTCCGACTGGAGGTGGGTGAACCGGACTTCGACACGCCCGAACACGTCGTCGCGGCGGCCGCCGAGGCGGCCCGCGACGGGGCGACCCACTACACGCCGAACGCGGGGCTGCCGGAGACGCGGCGGGCCATCCGCGACGCGATGGCCGACGACTACGGGGTCGAGCACGGTATCGACGAGATAGCCGTCACCGTCGGCGGGATGGAGGCGCTGCACCTGGCGACGCTGTCGGTGGTGGGCCCGGGCGAGGAACTGCTGTACCCGGGGCCGGCCTGGCCCAACTACGAGACGCAGGCGTTCCTGGCGGACGGCCGCCCGGTCGAGGTGCCGATGCCGGCCGAGTCGGGGTACGCCCTCGACGCCGACCGCCTCACCGACCGGATGGGGCCCGAGACGGCCGCGGTCGTGCTGACGACGCCCTCGAACCCGACGGGGCGGGTGTTCGACCCCGACGCGATACGGGCGGTCGTCGAGGCGGCCGACGAGCACGACGCCTACGTCGTCGCCGACGAGGTGTACGCGGGGCTGACCTACGACCGCGACCCGCGGGGCATCGCGGCGCTGACCGGCCACCCCGGGCACGTCCTCACGGTCGGGTCGTGCTCGAAGACCTACGCGATGACGGGCTGGCGCCTCGGCTGGCTGGCCGGCGACCGGTCGGTGATCGACGAGGCCGTGAAGGTCCGCGAGTCGACGACGGCGTGTGCCTCCAGCGTCGCACAGCACGCCGCCATCGAGGCGCTCACGGGGCCGCAGGAACCCTTCGAGGAGATGTACGACGCCTTCGAGCGGCGCCGCGACTACGTCGCCGACCGCATCGCCGACATCGACGGCCTGTCGGCGCCGCGCCCCGAGGGCGCCTTCTACGCCTTCCTCGACCCCGACGTCGAGGCGGATTCGCTGCCGTTCGCGAAGTACCTCCTGACCGAGCACGGGGTGGTGCTGGCGCCCGGCAGCGGCTTCGGGACGGCCGGCGAGGGTCGGCTCCGGCTCTCCTTCGCCAACTCGATGGACCGCCTCGAGGAGGGACTGGACCGAATCGAGGCCGGCATCGAGGCCTACTGA
- a CDS encoding MFS transporter, producing MAGETPTRTDAVLESRRARWSLLVGASVISMALAAYEIVPASVTPLITSSLGVGDAGAGLVVGVMFGTVVVASLPVGVVLDRTNSRHAVAAAIGLLFLAGAWGWQAATAGAYRSLIASRVVGGVAYVVVWNAGIDIVGRSFGPERRGTAVATFTASGPIGFAVGQAGGPLVADAFGWPAIFPAFTGAALVGLVLFWPASRGNGRASGTSAPSAAELASVVTDRRVWTVGLLGFIGYSLYLFVNSWTPSYLTDQLELSLALSGALVAAFPAVGVLSRVSGGLLSDTLFDGRRKPVVLVSFLVAAPVVGTFTALRTVPLVVAALLVAGFAVQLCLGIVFAYVRELVDPAVAATAVAFLTSVGSAGAFLAPIAAGGLISAVGYRATFALAGGLGAVGVLLAWYAPEPDGV from the coding sequence GTGGCAGGGGAGACGCCGACCCGGACCGACGCCGTACTCGAGAGCCGCCGCGCCCGCTGGAGCCTGCTCGTGGGCGCGAGCGTCATCTCGATGGCGCTCGCCGCCTACGAGATCGTGCCGGCGAGCGTCACGCCGCTGATTACGTCATCGCTGGGCGTCGGCGACGCCGGGGCCGGCCTCGTCGTCGGCGTGATGTTCGGGACGGTCGTGGTCGCCAGCCTCCCGGTCGGGGTCGTCCTCGACCGGACGAACTCCAGACACGCCGTCGCGGCCGCCATCGGCCTGCTGTTCCTCGCGGGGGCGTGGGGCTGGCAGGCCGCGACCGCCGGCGCCTACCGGTCGCTGATCGCCTCCCGCGTCGTCGGCGGCGTCGCCTACGTCGTCGTCTGGAACGCCGGCATCGACATCGTCGGCCGGTCGTTCGGTCCGGAGAGACGCGGGACCGCGGTGGCGACGTTCACCGCCAGCGGTCCCATCGGCTTCGCGGTCGGACAGGCGGGCGGCCCGCTCGTCGCCGACGCCTTCGGCTGGCCCGCTATCTTCCCGGCGTTCACCGGCGCCGCCCTCGTCGGGCTGGTGCTCTTCTGGCCCGCCAGTCGCGGCAACGGCCGCGCCAGCGGCACCTCGGCGCCGAGCGCGGCGGAGTTGGCCAGCGTCGTCACCGACCGCCGGGTCTGGACCGTCGGCCTGCTGGGCTTCATCGGCTACTCGCTGTACCTGTTCGTCAACAGCTGGACGCCGTCGTACCTCACCGACCAGCTGGAGCTGTCCCTGGCGCTCAGCGGGGCCCTCGTGGCCGCCTTCCCCGCCGTCGGCGTGCTCTCGCGGGTCAGCGGCGGCCTCCTCTCCGATACGCTGTTCGACGGTCGGCGCAAGCCGGTCGTCCTCGTGTCCTTCCTCGTGGCGGCCCCAGTCGTCGGCACCTTCACCGCGCTCCGGACGGTTCCGCTGGTCGTCGCCGCACTGCTCGTCGCCGGCTTTGCGGTCCAGCTCTGTCTCGGCATCGTGTTCGCCTACGTCCGCGAACTTGTCGATCCCGCGGTCGCCGCCACCGCCGTCGCCTTCCTGACGAGCGTCGGCAGCGCGGGCGCCTTCCTCGCGCCCATCGCGGCCGGCGGCCTCATCTCCGCCGTCGGCTACCGGGCGACCTTCGCACTCGCGGGCGGCCTCGGCGCGGTCGGCGTCCTGCTGGCGTGGTACGCGCCCGAGCCGGACGGCGTGTAG
- a CDS encoding PQQ-binding-like beta-propeller repeat protein yields MSPPGRREDRPAGPRFGRRRLLSSLGAAGLVGLAGCTSLVDDGYDRNQAAFDPEIRPYDETYPVGDELTMFRRGTRRLGYFPEASVPDAVEVEWSAPINELGHTAAKSSPRPTPDGETLIVPDDTGRVHAFAPDGENRWTVRTGAGDSLGFHGTPTVVDGTAYVGGYDGAMYALDVETGEYVWKTTRWQLGGAIAIGSSPAYWDGVLYFVAEYNYPGMDPSGTMWALDAGTGRPLWYDDRPWGMPHPSPAIDPATERMIIGSNDGVCYCWEFPSLEFAWSFETGAEIKGTIPTYEGGAFVGSWDGHFRRLDLEDGSLEWSFETGAITMSNPGIDPDAGVVYVGSDDRNVHALDADSGERLWSRNVHGHVIGSLNVTPECVLVGSYDARLYCLEKDTGAVRWTVEGIGHATSEAVPHDGRIFYAERADLSGYWADDEETVVEEPGRVYGLRPA; encoded by the coding sequence ATGTCACCGCCCGGACGTCGAGAGGACCGACCGGCCGGCCCCCGCTTCGGCCGGCGCCGCCTGCTTTCGAGTCTCGGCGCCGCCGGCCTGGTCGGTCTCGCGGGCTGTACGAGCCTCGTCGACGACGGCTACGACCGGAACCAGGCCGCCTTCGACCCCGAGATTCGCCCCTACGACGAGACGTACCCGGTCGGCGACGAACTGACGATGTTCCGCCGGGGGACGCGACGGCTCGGCTACTTCCCCGAGGCGTCGGTGCCCGACGCCGTCGAGGTGGAGTGGTCGGCGCCGATAAACGAACTCGGACACACGGCGGCGAAGTCCAGCCCGCGGCCGACGCCGGACGGCGAGACGCTGATTGTCCCGGACGACACGGGCCGCGTCCACGCGTTCGCGCCCGACGGCGAGAACCGCTGGACGGTTCGGACGGGTGCCGGCGACAGCCTCGGCTTCCACGGGACGCCGACGGTCGTCGACGGGACGGCCTACGTCGGCGGCTACGACGGCGCGATGTACGCGCTGGACGTCGAGACGGGCGAGTACGTCTGGAAGACCACCCGGTGGCAACTCGGCGGCGCCATCGCCATCGGCTCCAGCCCCGCCTACTGGGACGGGGTGCTGTACTTCGTCGCCGAGTACAACTACCCGGGGATGGACCCCTCGGGGACGATGTGGGCACTGGACGCGGGGACGGGCCGGCCGCTGTGGTACGACGACCGCCCGTGGGGGATGCCCCACCCCTCGCCCGCAATCGACCCCGCGACCGAGCGGATGATAATCGGCTCCAACGACGGCGTCTGTTACTGCTGGGAGTTCCCCTCGCTGGAGTTCGCGTGGTCCTTCGAGACGGGCGCCGAAATCAAGGGCACCATCCCGACCTACGAGGGCGGCGCCTTCGTCGGGTCGTGGGACGGTCACTTCCGCCGCCTCGACCTCGAGGACGGCAGCCTGGAGTGGTCCTTCGAGACCGGCGCGATAACGATGTCGAACCCGGGCATCGACCCCGACGCCGGCGTCGTCTACGTCGGCAGCGACGACCGCAACGTCCACGCGCTGGACGCCGACTCCGGCGAGCGACTGTGGTCGCGGAACGTCCACGGCCACGTCATCGGGTCGCTGAACGTCACCCCCGAGTGCGTGCTCGTCGGCTCCTACGACGCGCGACTCTACTGTCTGGAGAAGGACACTGGCGCGGTCCGGTGGACGGTCGAGGGCATCGGCCACGCCACCAGCGAGGCGGTCCCCCACGACGGCCGCATCTTCTACGCGGAACGGGCCGACCTCTCGGGCTACTGGGCCGACGACGAGGAGACGGTCGTCGAGGAACCGGGCCGCGTCTACGGGCTCCGGCCGGCCTGA
- the fer gene encoding ferredoxin Fer, which yields MGSPFDVLRVDPDADDDEIKRAYRRRAKEAHPDQGGSVEEFQRVKAAYEAVLSGRAEPLEDADVEDPAADPGPDEPERTEVEYLNYEVFDDYGWSLDDEDLFERAADAGLDSTDYGRFLVEPAETLLEAAENRGFAWPYACRGGACANCAVVVTEGELSTPVDHILPDEMVERGIRLSCVGKPLTDELSVVYNVKHMPDLEELRLPPRPFERAQDD from the coding sequence GTGGGTTCCCCGTTCGACGTACTGCGTGTCGACCCCGACGCCGACGACGACGAGATAAAACGGGCGTACAGGCGACGCGCCAAGGAAGCGCACCCCGACCAGGGCGGTTCGGTCGAGGAGTTCCAGCGGGTCAAGGCGGCCTACGAGGCGGTCCTCTCGGGGCGGGCCGAACCGCTCGAGGACGCCGACGTCGAGGACCCGGCCGCCGACCCGGGGCCCGACGAACCCGAGCGGACCGAGGTCGAGTACCTGAACTACGAGGTGTTCGACGACTACGGCTGGTCGCTGGACGACGAGGACCTCTTCGAGCGGGCGGCCGACGCGGGGCTGGACTCGACGGACTACGGCCGCTTTCTCGTCGAACCGGCGGAGACGCTCCTCGAAGCGGCCGAGAACCGCGGCTTCGCGTGGCCCTACGCCTGCCGCGGCGGCGCCTGCGCGAACTGCGCCGTCGTCGTCACCGAGGGCGAACTGTCGACGCCCGTCGACCACATCCTCCCCGACGAGATGGTCGAGCGCGGCATCCGGCTCTCCTGCGTCGGCAAGCCGCTGACCGACGAGCTATCGGTCGTCTACAACGTCAAGCACATGCCGGACCTCGAGGAACTGCGCCTGCCGCCGCGGCCCTTCGAGCGCGCACAGGACGACTGA
- a CDS encoding LemA family protein translates to MVLEIIGGFVVLVLLALVVGYVVSLYNQLVRLRERVDQARQNIDVLLKQRQDELTKLIDAAQEMMDYEEEVLTQLTEAREKAERASTPSEEASADKAVRNAMASFRARVEDYPELRSQENLMQFQERISDIENQVADRREFYNEAVTQYNTRIEQFPYVVMATQFGFEEEELFTASEEETADVDVGAAFSGSDSGSASGSGSPSSSGSASGSGSPGTSDSATGSGPDSAPGSDS, encoded by the coding sequence ATGGTACTGGAAATCATCGGTGGGTTCGTGGTGCTCGTTCTGCTGGCACTCGTGGTGGGGTACGTCGTCAGCCTCTACAACCAGCTCGTGCGGCTGCGCGAACGGGTCGACCAGGCCCGCCAGAACATCGACGTGCTGTTGAAGCAGCGCCAGGACGAACTGACGAAACTCATCGACGCGGCACAGGAGATGATGGACTACGAGGAGGAGGTTCTCACGCAGTTGACGGAGGCCCGCGAGAAGGCCGAACGCGCCTCGACGCCGTCCGAGGAGGCCAGCGCCGACAAGGCCGTCCGGAACGCGATGGCGTCGTTCCGCGCCCGCGTCGAGGACTACCCCGAACTCCGCTCCCAGGAGAACCTGATGCAGTTCCAGGAGCGCATCAGCGACATCGAGAACCAGGTCGCCGACCGCCGGGAGTTCTACAACGAGGCCGTCACGCAGTACAACACCCGCATCGAGCAGTTCCCCTACGTCGTCATGGCGACGCAGTTCGGCTTCGAGGAGGAGGAACTGTTCACCGCCAGCGAGGAGGAGACAGCCGACGTCGACGTCGGGGCGGCGTTCTCCGGGTCGGACTCGGGTTCGGCTTCCGGGTCGGGCTCCCCGAGTTCGTCGGGTTCGGCTTCCGGTTCCGGTTCGCCCGGCACGTCCGACTCGGCCACCGGGTCGGGCCCGGATTCGGCGCCGGGTTCGGACTCGTGA
- a CDS encoding E3 ubiquitin ligase family protein, which yields MSAAVGLPLQVGLGELAFLLLFFALALFLIYQGFDEYRASRLIQDTATEKVRSVAAGRTELTGTADPDETVFHRPFTDGECVYAHYRIREHHESGSDGSDWRTVDSDTWIAPFFLDDGTGRIRVEPERSTTFEISDEHSTTVTVEEDHSPPPDVREFLEEVSSAGPADDKRRYVEAVIPPGEEVYVLGGAEQRDDESGDNEDRLVVRRDGGSDRFIVSDMSEEELASTLTYRVPLLIVFGLAISTGCLYVLLRMFGLG from the coding sequence GTGTCGGCAGCCGTCGGCCTGCCGCTGCAGGTCGGGCTCGGCGAGTTGGCCTTCCTGCTCCTGTTCTTCGCGCTCGCGCTCTTCCTGATATACCAGGGGTTCGACGAGTACCGGGCCAGCCGGCTCATCCAGGACACGGCCACCGAGAAGGTCCGGTCGGTCGCGGCCGGCCGAACGGAGCTGACCGGTACCGCCGACCCCGACGAGACGGTCTTTCACCGGCCGTTCACCGACGGCGAGTGCGTCTACGCCCACTACCGTATCCGGGAGCACCACGAGAGCGGGTCGGACGGCTCCGACTGGCGGACCGTCGACTCCGACACCTGGATCGCTCCCTTCTTCCTCGACGACGGGACCGGCCGCATCCGGGTCGAGCCCGAGCGGTCGACGACGTTCGAGATCTCCGACGAGCACTCGACGACCGTCACCGTCGAGGAGGACCACTCGCCGCCGCCCGACGTTCGGGAGTTCCTCGAGGAGGTGTCCTCGGCGGGCCCGGCCGACGACAAGCGGCGGTACGTCGAGGCGGTCATCCCGCCGGGCGAGGAGGTGTACGTCCTCGGCGGCGCCGAACAGCGCGACGACGAGTCGGGGGACAACGAGGACCGCCTCGTCGTCCGCCGCGACGGGGGCAGCGACCGCTTCATCGTCTCCGATATGTCCGAGGAGGAACTCGCCTCGACGCTGACCTACCGGGTGCCGCTTCTGATCGTCTTCGGGCTGGCCATCAGCACCGGCTGTCTCTACGTGCTCCTCCGGATGTTCGGGCTGGGGTGA
- the ilvA gene encoding threonine ammonia-lyase — protein MLELADVLAARERVAETARVTPLEYSNTYSTWSGANVHLKLENFQRTGSFKIRGATNKIAQLTDDEKESGVVTASAGNHAQGVALAASRAGVDATIVMPEYAPISKINATRSYGGDVVLHGVDYDAAAERAHEIERETGATYVHAFDDPAVMAGQGTIGLEIVEQCPDVDTVVVPIGGGGLISGIATAVKAKTDARVVGVQAEGASSVAESLRKGTVVERESVDTIADGIATRSVGELTFEVIRERVDEVVTVTDAEIANAVTALLERSKTLVEGAGAVPLAAVLQDRFEYEEGETIVPALCGGNIDLNVLTNVVRRGLVERGRFLRVRTVLKDRPGALQDLVDLLAENRTNIYAIEHDRASKDIAVNAAEVELDLETRGDEHVAELLDALESAGYEVDVLV, from the coding sequence ATGCTCGAACTCGCGGACGTACTCGCGGCGCGCGAGCGGGTCGCCGAGACCGCACGCGTGACGCCGCTGGAGTACTCGAACACGTACTCGACGTGGTCGGGCGCGAACGTCCACCTGAAACTGGAGAACTTCCAGCGGACGGGGTCGTTCAAGATACGCGGCGCGACGAACAAGATAGCGCAGTTGACCGACGACGAGAAGGAGAGCGGCGTCGTGACTGCCAGCGCGGGCAACCACGCCCAGGGGGTCGCGCTGGCGGCCTCGCGGGCCGGCGTCGACGCCACCATCGTCATGCCGGAGTACGCGCCCATCTCGAAGATCAACGCGACCCGCTCGTACGGTGGCGACGTCGTCCTCCACGGCGTCGACTACGACGCCGCGGCCGAACGCGCCCACGAAATCGAGCGCGAGACGGGTGCGACCTACGTCCACGCCTTCGACGACCCGGCGGTGATGGCCGGCCAGGGCACCATCGGTCTCGAGATCGTCGAGCAGTGTCCCGACGTCGACACCGTGGTCGTCCCCATCGGTGGTGGCGGCCTCATCTCCGGCATCGCCACGGCGGTGAAGGCGAAGACCGACGCCCGCGTCGTCGGCGTCCAGGCCGAGGGCGCCTCCAGCGTCGCCGAGTCGCTCCGGAAGGGGACCGTCGTCGAGCGGGAGTCCGTCGACACCATCGCCGACGGCATCGCCACGCGCAGCGTCGGCGAGTTGACCTTCGAGGTCATCAGGGAGCGCGTCGACGAGGTGGTCACCGTCACCGACGCCGAGATAGCCAACGCCGTGACGGCGCTCCTGGAACGCTCGAAGACGCTCGTCGAGGGGGCCGGTGCCGTCCCGCTCGCGGCCGTCCTGCAGGACCGCTTCGAGTACGAGGAGGGCGAGACCATCGTGCCCGCACTGTGCGGCGGCAACATCGACCTCAACGTCCTCACGAACGTCGTCCGCCGCGGTCTCGTCGAACGGGGCCGGTTCCTCCGGGTTCGGACCGTCCTAAAGGACCGCCCCGGCGCCCTCCAGGACCTCGTCGACCTGCTGGCGGAGAACCGGACCAACATCTACGCCATCGAGCACGACCGCGCCTCCAAGGACATCGCCGTCAACGCCGCCGAGGTCGAACTCGACCTGGAGACCCGCGGCGACGAACACGTCGCCGAACTGCTGGACGCCCTCGAATCGGCGGGCTACGAGGTCGACGTCCTGGTCTGA